In a genomic window of Aggregatimonas sangjinii:
- a CDS encoding ABC transporter substrate-binding protein, producing the protein MGLQEYVHGITFECPQQALSEKEIVVRCILEGKAYSSHEIDRLFSASKRDGKSLYYVEERILEAIAPDIIFTQDVCDVCQIDTECTAAAVAHLPKQPELISITPASLQDVFENALTIARALKRENAGIAYVDVLNEQLNDIDRLLNSAAVQTKEVLLLEWIDPIFNCGHWIPHQIERAGGIDRLSRPAGDSTVIDWSAVVAYNPEILVIAPCGFTIARTLKEMHLLTEKPEWSSLRAVQNNAVYIADFDLFTQSSAHTLTRGITLLAALFHPGVVAIPENLVRKFVRFSEKVIHN; encoded by the coding sequence ATGGGATTGCAGGAATATGTACACGGTATCACTTTTGAATGTCCCCAACAGGCACTGAGCGAAAAGGAAATCGTTGTGCGCTGTATATTGGAAGGAAAGGCATATAGCAGCCATGAAATCGATCGCCTATTCTCGGCAAGCAAGCGAGACGGGAAAAGTCTGTATTATGTGGAAGAACGGATTTTAGAAGCGATTGCGCCCGATATAATTTTCACGCAGGATGTCTGTGATGTTTGTCAGATAGATACGGAATGTACCGCTGCCGCCGTAGCACATTTGCCGAAGCAGCCTGAACTGATATCCATCACTCCCGCCTCTCTTCAAGATGTTTTTGAAAATGCACTTACTATAGCAAGGGCATTGAAACGGGAAAATGCTGGTATTGCATATGTAGACGTCCTCAACGAACAACTGAACGACATTGATCGGCTCTTAAATAGTGCGGCCGTGCAAACAAAAGAAGTGCTTCTGTTGGAATGGATAGACCCCATTTTCAACTGTGGCCATTGGATTCCGCACCAAATCGAACGCGCCGGAGGTATCGATAGACTCTCGAGGCCTGCCGGTGATAGTACGGTTATCGATTGGTCCGCTGTAGTGGCTTACAATCCTGAGATTTTGGTTATTGCACCATGCGGTTTTACCATTGCCCGTACTTTGAAAGAGATGCATTTGTTGACCGAAAAACCCGAGTGGTCCTCACTACGTGCTGTTCAGAACAACGCGGTCTACATAGCGGATTTTGATTTATTTACGCAATCTTCTGCGCATACACTAACAAGAGGGATAACCCTATTGGCCGCATTATTTCACCCGGGCGTTGTAGCTATTCCTGAAAACCTTGTTCGCAAATTTGTCAGATTCTCGGAAAAAGTAATACATAACTAG
- a CDS encoding DUF5074 domain-containing protein — protein sequence MKIKNVMWALALGIFSTACENDDNGGNEPMATGDYVDGILLTNEGPFNNGTGTVTFISNDLETQEDAIFNAVNSEDLGNIVQSIGFVENSAYIIANVSNKITVVNRFTFEKEAEITTGLNNPRYFTSANGKGYVTNWGDAADETDDYVAIIDLQTNTVEGSIPVVLGPEEIAAKDNTVYVAHQGAFGQNNQISVIDSGTNEVSGTITVGDVPNSMQFDAEGDLWVLAGGKPSFTGEETGGSISKIDTDTNEVTTTLDFGATEHPNHLSTSGGNFYYTLGGAIYVLSPSATVLPTASEIEDLNVYGMTTHEGRLYVTDAKDFASNGSLSIFDLSSKAEVKTFEVGIIPAGVYFN from the coding sequence ATGAAAATCAAAAATGTAATGTGGGCCTTGGCCTTGGGAATTTTTAGTACCGCTTGCGAGAACGACGACAATGGCGGAAACGAGCCGATGGCTACCGGCGATTATGTAGATGGGATATTACTCACCAACGAAGGCCCCTTTAATAATGGTACCGGAACGGTAACGTTTATATCCAATGATTTGGAAACTCAGGAAGATGCCATTTTTAATGCTGTGAATAGCGAGGACCTCGGAAATATCGTGCAATCCATCGGTTTCGTGGAAAATAGCGCTTACATCATTGCCAATGTATCGAACAAGATAACGGTAGTCAATCGATTTACGTTTGAAAAAGAGGCGGAAATTACAACTGGTTTGAACAACCCTAGGTATTTTACTTCCGCAAACGGCAAGGGGTATGTGACGAATTGGGGCGATGCTGCGGATGAGACCGACGACTATGTAGCCATTATCGATTTACAGACCAATACGGTTGAAGGGAGTATCCCCGTAGTGTTGGGTCCAGAGGAAATTGCGGCCAAAGACAATACGGTTTATGTAGCGCATCAGGGGGCTTTTGGTCAAAACAACCAAATATCGGTCATTGACTCGGGCACCAATGAAGTTTCGGGTACGATAACGGTCGGCGACGTACCTAATTCAATGCAATTCGATGCTGAAGGCGATCTTTGGGTACTTGCTGGTGGAAAACCTTCTTTTACCGGTGAAGAAACCGGTGGGTCAATTTCCAAAATCGATACGGATACCAATGAGGTAACCACGACATTGGATTTTGGAGCAACTGAGCATCCTAACCATCTAAGCACAAGTGGTGGTAATTTCTACTACACCCTTGGTGGCGCCATTTATGTGTTATCACCTTCGGCGACTGTATTACCTACTGCTAGTGAAATAGAGGATTTAAATGTATATGGAATGACAACTCATGAAGGTAGGTTATATGTGACCGACGCCAAGGATTTTGCAAGCAATGGTAGCTTATCGATTTTTGATTTAAGCTCGAAAGCGGAAGTAAAAACTTTTGAGGTGGGTATCATTCCGGCCGGTGTTTATTTTAATTAG
- a CDS encoding type VI secretion system Vgr family protein yields MPKIVDIQLIVGGEEFLPKSGYTVSIEQSVGGHSAFRIAFPANATEGYEGVMMNNALKFVGKKASIGVDDNKMEFSGVVTGVDFQKGVGAAGTVVLSGHGPSVLLANSVQCFSYEEGTTLSQVANGTTNGHSGEFLKSVLGEGTDVALPYTVQYNESDLSFLQRLCSRYGVWLYHNGTDFCIGRTGNVQVEGTVGVDVLTFNVSTSLREQAFGIKSHDWTNDMLLEAESASHSPSSSHPYLSQIKKESDTVFAKKGSYDYNVGQQAYNSQRRLDTIVKVNTLGKAAAMVTASGISELTALRIGDTLELKGLNFSKPKTSDPYGSYDIVKIVHRFDHSGQYRNEFEGVPQGTEHLPYSNGFATPRSGAQRGRVFDNADPEGLGRIKVQFPWQKAMGTSTPWIKMVTPYSGGGKGFYFIPEKDEEVLVGFEGDNPERPFVLSAGYNTKANSGFGNSDNNIKAIKTRSGNLIELNDSDGGEMITISDKVGNSMHINTAQGKMVFTAMGDMEFNAKNIRFNVQEDMDVEVGKNKREVVKELVETSAKNSDEHITENRTIHTGRKIEQVSGELVVHISQGEMLLDSTGKVTIQSKQGIDYGN; encoded by the coding sequence ATGCCAAAAATAGTCGACATACAGCTTATCGTCGGTGGCGAGGAGTTCCTGCCGAAATCCGGTTACACCGTTTCCATCGAACAGTCCGTCGGGGGCCACAGTGCCTTCCGCATCGCCTTTCCCGCCAACGCTACCGAGGGCTACGAAGGTGTGATGATGAACAACGCCCTGAAGTTCGTGGGCAAGAAGGCCTCCATAGGGGTCGACGACAACAAGATGGAGTTCTCGGGCGTGGTCACCGGGGTCGATTTCCAGAAGGGCGTCGGTGCAGCGGGCACCGTGGTGCTCTCCGGTCACGGTCCGTCTGTACTGCTGGCGAATTCCGTGCAGTGTTTCAGCTACGAGGAGGGCACGACCCTCTCGCAGGTCGCCAACGGCACTACGAACGGCCATTCGGGCGAGTTCCTCAAGAGCGTCCTCGGCGAAGGAACCGATGTCGCCCTGCCCTACACGGTGCAGTACAACGAGAGCGACCTTTCTTTCTTGCAGCGGCTGTGTAGCCGCTACGGGGTCTGGCTCTACCATAACGGCACCGATTTCTGTATCGGACGCACAGGCAACGTACAGGTCGAGGGCACCGTAGGGGTGGACGTACTGACCTTCAACGTTTCGACCTCACTCAGGGAACAGGCCTTCGGCATCAAGAGTCACGACTGGACGAACGATATGCTGTTGGAGGCCGAATCCGCATCACATTCCCCCAGTTCCTCACATCCCTACCTAAGCCAGATAAAAAAAGAATCGGATACGGTCTTCGCCAAAAAGGGGAGCTATGATTACAATGTCGGTCAGCAAGCGTATAACTCGCAAAGAAGATTAGATACTATCGTGAAAGTTAATACCTTAGGAAAGGCCGCCGCAATGGTCACTGCTTCCGGAATTTCGGAGTTGACCGCCTTACGCATAGGGGATACTCTGGAACTGAAAGGGCTTAATTTTTCTAAGCCAAAAACATCAGACCCGTACGGTTCCTATGATATCGTAAAGATCGTACATCGCTTCGACCATAGCGGGCAGTACCGCAACGAGTTCGAGGGCGTACCACAAGGCACCGAACACCTACCCTATTCCAACGGTTTCGCCACGCCCCGTTCGGGCGCACAGCGCGGCCGCGTATTCGACAATGCAGATCCAGAAGGTCTTGGACGTATAAAAGTACAGTTCCCCTGGCAGAAGGCCATGGGCACCTCCACGCCATGGATCAAGATGGTGACACCCTATTCCGGCGGTGGGAAGGGCTTCTATTTCATCCCCGAAAAGGACGAGGAGGTCCTGGTCGGCTTCGAGGGCGATAATCCCGAAAGGCCTTTTGTACTGAGTGCCGGCTATAATACGAAGGCCAATAGCGGTTTTGGGAATTCAGATAATAACATCAAAGCAATCAAGACGCGCAGCGGGAACCTAATCGAGCTGAACGACAGCGACGGTGGGGAGATGATAACGATAAGCGACAAAGTTGGCAATAGCATGCATATCAATACGGCCCAAGGTAAAATGGTGTTCACGGCTATGGGTGATATGGAGTTCAATGCAAAAAACATCAGATTCAATGTGCAGGAAGATATGGATGTTGAGGTGGGCAAGAACAAACGTGAAGTGGTGAAAGAGCTCGTAGAGACTTCCGCAAAAAACAGTGATGAGCACATTACGGAAAATAGGACGATACATACGGGAAGAAAAATAGAACAGGTTTCCGGAGAGTTGGTCGTACACATCAGCCAAGGGGAAATGCTATTGGACAGTACCGGAAAGGTCACGATTCAAAGCAAACAGGGAATAGATTACGGGAACTAA